A region of Sulfurimonas sp. DNA encodes the following proteins:
- a CDS encoding SUV3 C-terminal domain-containing protein, with translation MAKKNKKSSKINQKIRQYFDDDPFDVGILRVSSQTLSEMFASLGIYDIEHNNEVLVKTARMLWSEADSSFRGEILNFFANNGEFYKSDKPKVINLERNDKIDLFLQELDASVDEAILLRDAFSEIRSKKITIIKMESKLRHIRFEQKRLGLQKKLDGFFNIDDSFEFNASIHYVLYTQSFHKILTLCTKPYDDIYIQETDDESIVAKIQEDKNNVIKTKQESVNSFIKNLPTKHLYLTQKEIVSSLRTSPPKTKTQFPILKESILHSIIGTHLDILNLELHDEELLISIEHSCLLPLSTITHSYILEIHIELDSILEDIWQENKLDFTSVIQDASKHQEEDFLYALSQMIAECENYATLLHLSKEQLHQKIYPLMLERLGTTLNLNSKIIRKTIRAFVRDTHDEIIKKQTQALLARTIRDFKNLFPIAREMRRKLTLHIGPTNSGKTYEAMKRLKQADTGYYLAPLRLLALEGYENLKATSIEVSLITGEEQLLNEDATHISSTIEMLNFDVDVDVCVIDEVQMIDDRDRGWAWANAIIGAPAKEIIMTGSPNVKEAIIALADYLGEELEIVEFQRKNPLTLLEIPTSHKDVEEATAIIAFSRKDVLRLKQEFSRDFSVSVVYGNLSPEVRREEARRFREKETQILIATDAIAMGMNLPIKTILFSKAEKFDGVSQRKLLVSEVLQISGRAGRYGLNEEGFVGALSVDALRVVKKNFFKDAKEISIPFKVMANLEHIKLVSNILEENSLYEILKFFVENMEFNGPFHASNLDDMLEAAKIVDEFDLDIATKYHLSCAPLTLKSPYIVAAFESYILSLEKELPVGYVMPSLVGEFATTTDELLRAEDMVKEISLYLWLSYRFNDYFLDEQKARRSRGILNSYIENSLQQSHFVQRCRICTAALPTNSKYSICQSCFKKNYTRKGFKKPRRS, from the coding sequence ATGGCAAAGAAAAATAAAAAAAGTTCTAAAATAAATCAAAAAATTAGACAGTATTTTGATGATGACCCCTTTGATGTAGGGATTCTACGAGTTAGTTCTCAAACACTTAGTGAGATGTTCGCATCTCTAGGTATCTATGACATAGAACATAATAATGAAGTTCTAGTTAAAACTGCAAGAATGCTATGGAGCGAAGCAGATAGTAGTTTTCGAGGGGAAATTTTAAACTTTTTTGCGAATAATGGGGAGTTTTATAAATCAGACAAACCAAAAGTAATTAATCTTGAGAGAAATGATAAAATAGACCTTTTTTTACAAGAACTAGATGCGAGTGTTGATGAGGCAATTCTTTTAAGAGATGCTTTTAGTGAAATAAGAAGTAAAAAAATTACTATAATTAAGATGGAGTCAAAGCTTCGCCACATAAGATTTGAGCAAAAACGCTTAGGACTTCAAAAGAAGTTAGATGGATTTTTTAACATAGATGATAGTTTTGAGTTCAATGCGTCTATTCACTATGTTTTATATACTCAAAGTTTTCATAAAATTCTTACACTTTGCACAAAACCATATGATGACATATATATCCAAGAAACAGATGATGAAAGCATAGTTGCTAAAATACAAGAAGATAAAAATAATGTAATTAAGACTAAACAAGAGAGTGTTAACTCATTTATAAAAAATCTGCCTACTAAGCATCTATACTTAACACAAAAAGAGATAGTCTCTTCTCTTCGTACTTCCCCTCCAAAAACAAAAACGCAATTTCCTATATTAAAAGAGTCTATACTGCACTCCATTATAGGGACTCACTTAGATATTTTAAATTTAGAATTGCATGATGAAGAACTTTTAATAAGCATTGAGCATAGTTGTTTACTTCCATTATCTACAATAACACATAGTTATATTTTAGAGATTCACATAGAATTAGATTCTATTTTGGAAGATATTTGGCAAGAAAATAAACTTGATTTTACTTCTGTTATCCAAGATGCGAGCAAGCACCAAGAAGAAGATTTTTTATATGCTTTATCTCAGATGATAGCTGAGTGTGAAAATTATGCAACTCTCTTGCATCTAAGTAAAGAACAACTTCATCAAAAAATCTACCCTCTAATGTTGGAGAGATTGGGAACAACTCTAAATCTTAACTCTAAAATAATCAGAAAAACTATAAGAGCATTCGTAAGAGATACACATGATGAGATTATAAAAAAACAGACTCAAGCACTATTAGCTAGAACAATTAGGGATTTTAAAAATTTATTTCCAATCGCAAGAGAGATGAGACGAAAGCTAACTCTTCACATAGGACCAACCAATAGTGGCAAAACTTATGAAGCGATGAAAAGATTAAAACAAGCAGATACAGGTTATTACCTTGCACCTTTAAGACTTTTAGCACTAGAAGGTTATGAAAATTTAAAAGCAACTAGTATAGAAGTTTCACTTATTACAGGAGAAGAGCAACTTTTAAACGAAGATGCTACTCATATAAGTTCAACTATAGAGATGCTAAATTTTGATGTTGATGTTGATGTTTGTGTTATAGATGAAGTTCAGATGATTGATGACCGTGATAGAGGTTGGGCTTGGGCAAATGCTATTATTGGTGCTCCTGCAAAAGAGATTATTATGACTGGTTCCCCAAATGTTAAAGAAGCTATTATTGCTTTGGCGGATTATTTGGGAGAAGAGTTGGAGATAGTGGAGTTCCAAAGAAAAAATCCGTTAACTCTTTTAGAAATTCCAACAAGTCATAAAGATGTAGAAGAAGCGACAGCAATTATAGCCTTTAGTAGAAAAGATGTTTTGAGATTAAAACAAGAGTTCTCACGGGATTTTAGCGTTAGTGTTGTTTATGGTAATCTTTCTCCTGAAGTTAGGCGAGAGGAGGCTAGACGCTTTAGAGAAAAAGAAACCCAAATATTAATAGCTACAGATGCTATAGCTATGGGGATGAACTTACCTATAAAAACTATTCTTTTTTCAAAAGCTGAAAAATTTGATGGTGTGAGTCAGAGAAAACTTTTAGTTTCAGAAGTTTTACAAATCTCTGGTCGTGCTGGTCGTTATGGTTTAAATGAAGAAGGTTTTGTAGGAGCCTTAAGTGTAGACGCCTTACGGGTAGTTAAGAAAAATTTTTTTAAAGATGCAAAAGAAATTTCTATACCTTTTAAGGTTATGGCAAATTTAGAACATATAAAGTTGGTTTCAAATATTTTAGAAGAAAACTCACTTTATGAGATTTTAAAATTTTTCGTTGAAAATATGGAGTTTAATGGTCCTTTTCATGCTTCAAATTTAGATGACATGCTTGAAGCGGCTAAAATTGTTGATGAGTTTGACCTAGATATAGCGACAAAGTATCATCTTTCTTGCGCTCCTTTGACTTTAAAATCTCCATATATTGTGGCAGCTTTTGAGAGTTATATCTTATCACTTGAAAAAGAACTGCCTGTTGGGTATGTTATGCCATCTTTAGTTGGGGAGTTTGCCACAACAACAGATGAGTTACTAAGAGCAGAAGATATGGTAAAAGAAATTTCTCTTTATCTTTGGCTAAGTTATAGATTTAATGATTATTTTTTAGATGAGCAAAAAGCACGAAGATCAAGAGGTATTCTAAACTCTTATATAGAAAATTCTCTACAACAGAGCCATTTTGTACAAAGATGTAGAATCTGTACAGCAGCACTTCCAACAAATTCTAAGTACTCTATTTGTCAGTCATGTTTTAAGAAGAACTATACTCGTAAAGGGTTTAAAAAGCCAAGAAGGTCTTAG